One genomic region from Streptomyces sp. NBC_00457 encodes:
- a CDS encoding VOC family protein — translation MAIQRMDNVGIVVEDMDAAIAFFVELGMELEGRAEVEGPVADQCTGLDGVRCDIAMVRTPDGHSRLELAKYRSPAVISAGPRNRPHNIAGTHRVMFAVDDLKDTVARLRPHGAELVGEIARFEDSYLLCYVRGPEGIIVGLAEQLR, via the coding sequence ATGGCGATTCAGCGGATGGACAACGTCGGCATCGTCGTCGAGGACATGGATGCCGCCATCGCGTTCTTCGTGGAACTCGGTATGGAGCTGGAGGGCAGGGCGGAGGTCGAGGGCCCAGTCGCCGACCAGTGCACCGGACTCGACGGCGTCCGCTGTGACATTGCGATGGTCCGGACCCCGGACGGTCACAGCCGACTCGAGCTGGCGAAGTACCGCAGCCCCGCGGTGATCAGCGCCGGGCCGCGCAACCGGCCGCACAACATTGCGGGCACGCACCGTGTCATGTTCGCCGTCGACGACCTCAAGGACACCGTTGCCCGCCTGCGCCCGCACGGCGCCGAACTCGTCGGCGAGATCGCCCGGTTCGAGGACAGCTATCTGCTCTGCTACGTCCGCGGCCCGGAGGGCATCATCGTCGGACTGGCCGAGCAACTGCGCTGA
- a CDS encoding LysR family transcriptional regulator, with translation MAPGRGARARLVGAAEPSVHQLRLFLTLGEELHFGRAAARVFISQSALSQQIRDLEKRLEVQLFRRTSRTVELTTAGEALIPEARKAVAGIDRLRRVAGAQSRQLSARLTVGTIGAEAAMPHTRAVLRILKERQPGMEIQVVTPNFVDHIDALFRQEVDVVFLRPPVPDGIETHHLASEPRVACLPADDPLAALPRVALEQLADRPVVRMPPRLPRVWRDFWAVDPRPDGSPVKYGPVVPDMEALLHTVAAGEAMCFLPAAARDFFPRPGVRYVDVAGLSPSASSLAWLAARRNAPTITAARYAARTYSQHPGH, from the coding sequence ATGGCGCCAGGCAGGGGGGCCAGAGCGAGGCTCGTGGGCGCCGCGGAACCCAGCGTTCACCAGTTACGGCTGTTTCTGACGCTGGGCGAGGAGCTGCACTTCGGCCGCGCCGCGGCGCGCGTGTTCATCTCCCAGTCCGCTCTCAGCCAGCAGATCCGCGACCTGGAGAAGCGGCTGGAGGTGCAACTCTTCCGCCGTACCAGTCGCACGGTCGAACTCACCACGGCCGGAGAGGCGCTGATTCCCGAAGCCCGGAAGGCCGTCGCGGGCATCGACCGGCTCCGCCGTGTCGCCGGTGCGCAGTCCCGTCAGCTCTCCGCCAGGCTCACCGTGGGAACCATCGGGGCCGAGGCCGCCATGCCGCACACGCGGGCCGTCCTGCGGATTCTGAAGGAACGGCAACCCGGGATGGAGATCCAGGTGGTCACTCCGAACTTCGTCGACCACATCGATGCACTCTTCCGTCAGGAAGTCGATGTGGTCTTCCTGCGCCCGCCCGTTCCGGACGGTATCGAGACCCATCACCTGGCCTCCGAACCACGGGTGGCCTGCCTGCCCGCCGACGACCCCCTGGCCGCCCTGCCGCGGGTCGCGCTGGAGCAGCTCGCCGACCGTCCCGTGGTCCGCATGCCACCGCGATTACCTCGGGTGTGGCGGGACTTCTGGGCGGTGGACCCACGCCCCGACGGCAGCCCCGTGAAGTACGGGCCGGTCGTCCCCGACATGGAAGCGCTGCTCCACACCGTGGCCGCCGGCGAGGCCATGTGCTTCCTCCCCGCCGCCGCCCGTGACTTCTTCCCCCGCCCCGGCGTCCGGTACGTGGACGTCGCCGGACTGTCCCCGTCCGCCTCGTCGTTGGCCTGGCTCGCCGCCCGCCGTAACGCGCCCACCATCACCGCCGCCCGGTACGCCGCCCGTACGTACTCCCAGCACCCTGGCCACTGA